A single window of Candidatus Neomarinimicrobiota bacterium DNA harbors:
- a CDS encoding T9SS type A sorting domain-containing protein — MHYDTTGPNSPDLTSTRPDGVPDWIVSVAAALDSSRRLLLDLGYVPALPDGDGIYDVYLQEYGGTVYGETFFGTPAFGEPAVTYIVMDNDFAADENYFTHGLNAARVTSAHEYFHAVQLAYGWRSNDLFLYELASTWFEDIAYPELNDWTFWYPDFGNRPTQALVTSPSRGGGASIAIFGHYLTQNFGIEIMREIWAAFIAQGGQGAIAGALPAGRSLTGVWIDFVARLFANGRGSQHYFYADQAVLARPEKGADRQVLEKITVAFDGLSPGVTAIQALAVEHPTSLQLQVEAAPPEYAAQVALEAQGFSLHSIGFQKWFASGLDQFSEIILVVGGGQDSLLISAALSDVQLAINHVYPNPIRPGAVPALSIEYTLAAGSSAGGQTITFYNLLGQELYRLDIARFGEGQKVTVPLPSFTLDRWPAGIYFMRLTRGGFKSSVRAFTVLR, encoded by the coding sequence GTGCACTACGACACCACCGGCCCTAACAGCCCCGACCTGACATCCACCCGTCCCGACGGCGTGCCCGACTGGATCGTGAGTGTGGCGGCCGCACTGGACTCGTCCAGACGCCTGTTACTGGACCTAGGCTATGTTCCTGCCCTGCCGGACGGGGACGGCATTTATGATGTCTACCTCCAGGAATATGGCGGCACTGTTTATGGCGAGACATTTTTCGGCACGCCCGCTTTTGGCGAACCCGCCGTGACCTACATCGTCATGGATAATGATTTTGCTGCAGATGAAAACTATTTCACCCACGGTTTGAATGCCGCCCGCGTAACCAGTGCACACGAGTATTTTCACGCCGTGCAGCTGGCCTATGGTTGGCGCAGCAACGACCTGTTCCTGTACGAGCTAGCATCAACCTGGTTCGAAGATATTGCCTACCCGGAACTCAATGATTGGACGTTCTGGTATCCCGACTTCGGCAACCGGCCCACTCAAGCGCTGGTTACCTCCCCCTCGCGGGGCGGCGGCGCTTCCATCGCCATTTTTGGTCACTACCTTACTCAAAATTTTGGCATTGAGATCATGAGGGAGATCTGGGCTGCCTTTATAGCTCAAGGTGGTCAGGGCGCTATTGCAGGGGCTTTGCCTGCGGGTCGCAGCCTAACCGGCGTCTGGATTGATTTCGTGGCCCGGCTATTCGCTAACGGCCGTGGCTCGCAGCACTACTTTTATGCCGATCAGGCCGTGCTCGCCCGCCCCGAAAAGGGTGCTGACCGGCAGGTGTTGGAAAAGATCACCGTGGCGTTCGACGGTTTGTCACCGGGGGTAACAGCCATCCAGGCGTTGGCGGTGGAGCACCCCACCAGCCTGCAGCTACAGGTGGAGGCCGCCCCGCCCGAATACGCGGCACAGGTGGCACTCGAGGCCCAGGGTTTTTCGCTGCACAGTATTGGCTTTCAAAAATGGTTTGCGAGCGGGCTGGATCAATTCTCCGAGATCATCCTGGTGGTGGGCGGCGGGCAGGACAGCCTCCTCATTTCGGCCGCACTGAGTGATGTCCAGCTGGCGATTAATCATGTCTATCCTAATCCCATCCGGCCGGGCGCAGTGCCGGCGCTGTCCATAGAATATACCCTGGCAGCGGGCTCATCAGCAGGGGGGCAAACCATTACATTCTACAATCTTTTGGGCCAGGAATTGTACCGCTTGGATATTGCCCGGTTTGGTGAGGGGCAGAAGGTGACCGTGCCGCTGCCATCTTTTACGCTGGACCGTTGGCCGGCAGGCATCTACTTCATGCGGCTCACCCGCGGTGGCTTCAAGTCATCCGTCCGGGCGTTTACCGTCCTGCGCTAG
- the der gene encoding ribosome biogenesis GTPase Der: MAKPTLAIMGRPNVGKSTLFNRLIGRRQAIVDETAGVTRDRLYGSVEWNGHAFQLIDTGGYLADGAEPLEVIIRHQADLAGAEADLVIFLVDRQSGITPDDQAIAERLRRLGKPVLLVVNKVDDRAHEPQVLGFYELGMGVPVAIGATSGRGVGDMLDTALDKLGWTWSDEAAPQRAVGLAIVGAPNVGKSSFLNAVLKEEKAIVTPVPGTTRDSVDSYLNYMKHSLRLIDTAGLRRRAKIDDDIEYYSTVRTLRSIDECQVAIVMIDAERGFNRQDRQIMGRVMDQGKGLVVAVNKWDTVQRDSSTMGQWITDMRSVFKPLAWVPLVFVSVLQNRRVWKVLQLALAVYEETRRNIATSALNQFLEDALRNLSPPATRGKRIQIKYATQVHREPPLFALFCNHPRLIPIPYRRYLENRLRERFGFTGVPIKLSFRRK; encoded by the coding sequence ATGGCTAAACCCACCCTTGCTATTATGGGCCGGCCGAACGTGGGCAAGTCGACACTCTTTAACCGGCTCATTGGCCGGAGGCAGGCCATTGTGGATGAAACGGCCGGCGTGACACGGGATCGCCTCTACGGCTCTGTCGAGTGGAACGGGCACGCTTTTCAGCTCATTGATACCGGGGGCTATTTGGCGGACGGAGCGGAGCCGCTGGAGGTGATTATTCGCCACCAGGCCGATCTGGCCGGAGCTGAGGCCGACCTGGTCATTTTTCTGGTGGACCGTCAGTCCGGGATTACACCGGATGATCAGGCCATCGCAGAGCGTCTCAGGCGGCTGGGTAAACCGGTGCTGCTGGTGGTCAACAAGGTCGACGATCGCGCACACGAGCCACAGGTCCTCGGCTTTTACGAGCTTGGTATGGGCGTCCCCGTGGCCATCGGCGCCACCAGCGGGCGGGGAGTGGGGGACATGCTGGATACGGCGCTGGACAAGCTGGGGTGGACCTGGAGCGACGAGGCAGCGCCACAGCGGGCCGTTGGTCTGGCCATCGTTGGCGCACCCAATGTGGGCAAGTCCTCCTTTCTCAATGCGGTGCTGAAAGAAGAGAAGGCCATCGTGACGCCCGTCCCCGGCACGACCCGTGATTCAGTCGATTCCTATCTGAACTATATGAAGCATAGCCTGCGCCTGATTGATACCGCCGGCCTCAGGCGCAGGGCAAAGATTGATGACGACATCGAATATTACAGCACCGTTCGGACCCTGCGGTCCATTGACGAATGCCAGGTTGCCATCGTGATGATCGATGCCGAGCGGGGATTCAATCGTCAGGACCGCCAGATCATGGGCAGGGTGATGGACCAGGGCAAGGGACTGGTTGTGGCGGTGAACAAATGGGACACCGTGCAGCGGGACTCGTCCACCATGGGGCAGTGGATCACTGACATGCGATCAGTGTTCAAGCCGCTGGCCTGGGTGCCCTTGGTGTTTGTGTCGGTACTCCAGAACCGGCGGGTCTGGAAAGTATTGCAGCTGGCGCTGGCGGTGTACGAGGAAACCCGGCGCAATATAGCCACCTCTGCACTCAACCAGTTTCTGGAGGATGCCCTCCGCAATCTGTCCCCGCCCGCTACCCGGGGCAAACGCATCCAAATCAAGTACGCTACCCAAGTCCACCGCGAGCCACCGCTGTTCGCCTTATTCTGTAACCACCCCCGGCTGATTCCCATCCCCTACCGCCGGTATCTTGAAAACCGCCTGCGGGAGCGCTTTGGTTTCACGGGAGTGCCCATCAAGCTTTCCTTCCGCCGGAAGTAG
- a CDS encoding DUF512 domain-containing protein, translated as MSIRIKSVDPDGLGAYLGLKPGDRLLKINQRKVQDHLDYQYRIAVTSPELELEIDGSRQVVAVDKEEDTDLGVTFEDFAIRSCANDCVFCFVDQNPAGLRAGLYFRDGDYRLSFLYGHYITLTNMGTKELQRIVEQRLSPLYVSIHATDPELRRELLLYGKDDKLLDKLSYLTAQGIELHGQIVLCPGLNDGEQLRRTLDDLLPLIPGLRSLAVVPVGLTAHRAGLQKIPTVTAAYAREFIATYSELDRQYRLTGGGRWLLLSDEWYILANQAVPSASYYEGLAMEANGVGQVRAFLDRFVAEQPQFPRALPSPTRISLATGVLAANLFKEYILPGLDTIGNLRVELQVIPNTLFGAPVTVAGLLSGRDFIARLEGRDLGDGVYTTQRILNDAGELTLDDMTLPQISQRLGVPFRVANDSFLDIVNGLADG; from the coding sequence TTGAGCATACGCATCAAATCGGTGGATCCTGATGGTCTGGGCGCCTACCTGGGCCTCAAGCCTGGCGACCGCCTGCTGAAGATCAACCAGCGGAAAGTGCAGGACCATTTGGACTACCAGTACCGCATTGCCGTTACCTCGCCGGAATTGGAGCTGGAGATCGATGGTAGCAGGCAGGTGGTAGCGGTTGACAAAGAGGAGGACACCGACCTGGGTGTGACCTTTGAAGATTTTGCCATCCGCAGCTGCGCCAACGACTGCGTTTTCTGTTTTGTGGATCAGAACCCGGCGGGCCTCAGGGCGGGGCTCTATTTCCGTGATGGCGACTATCGTCTCAGTTTCCTCTACGGGCACTATATCACCCTGACCAACATGGGCACCAAGGAGCTGCAGCGCATTGTGGAACAGCGCCTCTCGCCCCTGTACGTCTCTATCCATGCCACCGATCCCGAGCTTCGGCGGGAGCTGCTGCTTTATGGCAAGGACGACAAACTCCTGGACAAGCTGTCCTATCTCACCGCGCAGGGGATCGAACTGCATGGCCAAATTGTGCTCTGCCCCGGCCTAAACGACGGCGAGCAGCTCCGCCGGACCCTGGACGACCTGCTGCCCCTGATTCCCGGCCTCCGTTCCCTGGCCGTTGTGCCCGTGGGTCTCACTGCCCACCGCGCCGGGCTGCAGAAAATTCCCACTGTTACTGCTGCTTATGCCCGTGAGTTTATCGCTACCTACTCCGAATTGGACCGCCAATACCGGCTTACCGGCGGCGGGCGCTGGCTGTTGCTAAGCGATGAGTGGTACATCCTGGCCAACCAGGCGGTGCCGTCGGCCAGCTATTATGAGGGGCTGGCCATGGAGGCGAACGGCGTCGGACAGGTGCGGGCCTTCCTGGACCGCTTTGTGGCCGAGCAGCCTCAATTTCCCCGGGCTTTGCCGAGCCCCACCCGAATTTCGCTCGCTACCGGAGTTTTGGCCGCCAACCTCTTCAAGGAATACATATTGCCGGGCCTGGATACCATTGGCAATCTGCGCGTGGAGTTGCAGGTGATCCCCAACACTTTATTTGGCGCTCCGGTGACGGTGGCTGGGCTGCTGTCGGGGCGCGACTTCATCGCCCGGCTCGAGGGACGAGACCTGGGCGACGGCGTCTACACGACCCAGCGCATACTGAACGATGCCGGCGAGCTGACGCTGGACGACATGACACTGCCGCAGATCAGCCAGCGGCTGGGCGTGCCGTTTCGGGTCGCCAATGACAGTTTTCTCGACATCGTCAATGGGCTGGCGGATGGCTAA
- a CDS encoding flagellar hook protein FlgE, whose translation MSPSLDIAFIGMKAALDQLERTGAQIAQLVGDSDPVRNAVELITSQRSFEASAAVARAADETLGTLLDLFA comes from the coding sequence ATGAGTCCATCTCTTGACATCGCCTTTATCGGCATGAAAGCGGCCCTGGATCAACTGGAACGTACGGGTGCGCAGATTGCCCAGCTGGTCGGTGACAGCGATCCGGTCCGGAACGCGGTGGAGTTGATTACTTCGCAGCGGAGCTTTGAGGCCAGCGCCGCGGTCGCCCGCGCGGCCGACGAAACGCTGGGCACGCTCCTCGACCTGTTTGCCTAG
- a CDS encoding S9 family peptidase, whose product MKLITLTLLFTALLGQSSDGLLTLEDIFLHKSYSPPPYKVDQWIADGAAFLRTQESDEGEVLLRHDVATGKETIVPVGAWLKSVPEGAPASWGTVQFSPDERWALTAADQRKIWRRSWEATYYLTIRESGTTHRLAAGNQPQSNTQFSPDSRKVAYVMGGDLYVHDLNKDRTRRLTRDGSEALINGQADWLYEEEFSLTRAFEWSPDSRQIAFLRFEQGHVRSYVLKDDQGQYPRLTTIRYPKVGEANSRVRLGVISVQRGKPRWLDLGPEEDIYVPRLTWTGRDGEVAFIRLDRAQQRLELVLADVGAGKSRVAATQWDSAWVDLTDDLHFIDGGSRFVWTTETTGFRHIELRATGGALVRTLTSGAWEVTEILAVDEAGGGVYFTGKRESPAEQHVYRVGLDGGGIERLSDPGGWTKFSFAPGFGHYVQWRSAIDTPIRVSLHAASGEEVRVLRDHTHMAPPMANLPGWEFFRLTTRDDAELQAKILWPGDFRPNRTYPTLIYTYGGPGSQTVMDRWRDSPDRDLWHRYLAQRGYVILTVDNRGTGGRGKAFKNLAYGDLGKWSLHDQIEAAKWVGRQSWGDSERVGIWGWSGGGYLTALCLTAGAEHFKMGIAVAPVTDFRLYDTAWTERYMGLLPRNI is encoded by the coding sequence ATGAAACTGATCACGCTCACCCTACTCTTCACGGCTCTCCTGGGCCAGTCCAGCGATGGGCTGCTTACGCTGGAGGACATTTTCCTGCACAAGTCTTACTCCCCGCCGCCCTACAAAGTTGATCAGTGGATAGCTGACGGCGCGGCCTTCCTGCGCACCCAAGAATCGGACGAAGGCGAGGTGCTGCTTCGGCATGATGTTGCCACCGGCAAGGAGACCATCGTCCCGGTGGGGGCGTGGCTCAAAAGTGTTCCGGAGGGTGCACCCGCAAGCTGGGGCACTGTCCAGTTTTCGCCGGATGAACGCTGGGCACTCACCGCCGCTGACCAGCGCAAAATCTGGCGAAGGTCTTGGGAGGCAACCTATTACCTCACGATCCGTGAGTCGGGAACTACCCACCGCCTCGCCGCAGGGAACCAACCCCAATCCAATACCCAGTTTTCGCCCGACAGCCGCAAGGTCGCCTATGTCATGGGTGGCGACCTGTATGTCCATGACTTGAACAAGGACCGCACGCGCCGCCTCACCCGTGACGGCAGTGAGGCCCTGATCAACGGACAGGCCGACTGGCTTTACGAGGAGGAATTCTCACTCACGCGGGCGTTTGAGTGGTCGCCGGACAGTCGCCAGATCGCCTTCCTGCGCTTCGAGCAGGGACACGTGCGCAGCTACGTCCTCAAGGACGACCAAGGGCAGTACCCCCGACTGACCACCATTCGCTATCCCAAGGTGGGCGAAGCGAATAGCCGGGTGCGGCTAGGCGTGATAAGCGTGCAACGGGGCAAGCCGCGTTGGCTGGACCTGGGCCCCGAGGAGGACATTTATGTCCCCCGGCTGACCTGGACCGGCCGGGATGGCGAGGTGGCGTTTATTCGTCTTGACCGGGCTCAACAGCGGTTGGAGCTGGTGCTGGCCGACGTAGGCGCTGGCAAATCTCGCGTAGCCGCCACCCAGTGGGACAGTGCCTGGGTGGACCTGACTGATGATCTGCACTTCATTGACGGTGGCAGCCGCTTCGTTTGGACCACCGAAACCACCGGCTTCCGGCACATCGAATTGCGCGCGACCGGGGGGGCGCTGGTCCGCACCCTCACGTCCGGTGCTTGGGAGGTGACCGAGATTCTCGCCGTGGATGAAGCGGGCGGGGGGGTCTATTTCACCGGCAAGCGTGAGAGCCCCGCGGAGCAGCACGTCTACCGGGTGGGGCTGGATGGCGGCGGGATTGAGCGGCTTTCAGACCCGGGGGGCTGGACCAAGTTCTCCTTCGCGCCCGGCTTCGGCCACTACGTGCAGTGGCGTTCCGCGATCGACACGCCCATCCGCGTGAGCCTGCACGCCGCTTCCGGTGAGGAGGTGCGGGTCCTCAGGGACCATACCCACATGGCGCCGCCCATGGCAAATTTGCCCGGTTGGGAATTCTTTCGGCTCACCACCCGTGACGATGCGGAGCTCCAGGCCAAAATACTGTGGCCCGGCGATTTTCGGCCCAACAGGACCTACCCCACCCTGATATATACCTACGGCGGTCCCGGCTCCCAGACGGTAATGGACCGCTGGCGCGATTCCCCTGATCGGGACTTGTGGCATCGCTACCTGGCCCAGCGGGGCTACGTAATTCTAACCGTTGACAACCGGGGTACGGGTGGTCGGGGCAAGGCCTTCAAGAACCTGGCCTATGGCGATCTGGGAAAGTGGTCCCTCCATGACCAGATCGAGGCGGCCAAATGGGTGGGCCGGCAAAGCTGGGGCGACTCCGAGCGAGTGGGTATCTGGGGCTGGTCCGGCGGCGGCTATCTCACCGCCCTCTGCCTCACGGCTGGCGCGGAGCACTTCAAAATGGGCATCGCGGTGGCCCCGGTCACCGATTTCCGGCTCTACGACACCGCCTGGACCGAGCGCTATATGGGCTTATTGCCCCGCAACATATGA
- a CDS encoding prolyl oligopeptidase family serine peptidase, which yields MLSHVDGYRGGLLLVHGTGDDNVHPQHSWQFIQRLTDRNMPFDLMMYPNQAHALPDVRYHLYSKMAAFVQANL from the coding sequence GTGCTTAGCCACGTGGATGGCTATCGGGGAGGCCTGCTGTTGGTTCACGGTACTGGCGACGATAACGTTCACCCCCAGCACAGCTGGCAGTTCATCCAGCGGTTGACAGATCGAAACATGCCCTTCGACCTGATGATGTACCCCAACCAGGCCCATGCCCTGCCCGATGTTCGCTACCACCTTTACAGCAAGATGGCGGCCTTTGTGCAGGCCAATCTGTAG
- a CDS encoding VOC family protein, translating to MPATLKATAIDHVNLTVKNLAESVSFFEQLFGFEVIKDQPDQASQIIGNDSIKLCLYEDPNLDIGAGINHYGFHVENFDAVVEACRTLGVSMPYGTVDWGPSRSVYITDPSGYEIELSEVPGGGL from the coding sequence ATGCCTGCAACTCTCAAGGCTACCGCCATCGATCACGTCAATCTGACGGTGAAAAACCTGGCTGAGAGCGTCTCGTTTTTCGAGCAACTGTTCGGCTTTGAGGTGATCAAGGACCAGCCGGACCAGGCTTCCCAGATCATCGGCAATGACAGCATCAAGCTGTGTCTGTATGAGGACCCCAACCTTGACATTGGCGCCGGGATCAACCATTACGGTTTCCACGTTGAGAACTTCGATGCGGTGGTGGAGGCCTGCCGTACTCTGGGTGTCTCCATGCCGTATGGCACCGTGGACTGGGGCCCATCGAGGTCGGTCTATATCACCGATCCCAGCGGCTACGAGATTGAGCTCAGCGAGGTGCCGGGTGGGGGCTTGTAA